A stretch of Natronococcus sp. CG52 DNA encodes these proteins:
- a CDS encoding ATP-binding protein has translation MAPWERLVSELGGWRIVPALGGLYIALAVGWAFTQLSDGRLVSTILLIFFFIGAPGAVLLYGGYRLPRSGVRPEFYSTVVGWCFAGLGLMLGSLALYQFEPGESITEPYRASLVFTAFGSVAGFGIGLYGGLAKTRALEVELRNQKLRRTEAELENVVRRLETANDELAASNERLEQFAYAASHDLQEPLRMIRSYLTLIGDRYGDALDEDGEEFLAFAVDGAERMREMIDGLLEYSRVDTRGDPFEPVELDVVLENVQSDLQMQIAEADAAITVETLPRVEGDASQLRQLFQNLLSNAIKYSGDEPPRVHVAAERRSDEWRISIRDEGVGIDPADADRIFEVFQRLHSHEEEPGTGIGLALCRRIVERHGGEIRVDSEPDEGTTFSFTLPAIADRGA, from the coding sequence ATGGCCCCGTGGGAACGCCTCGTGTCCGAGCTCGGCGGGTGGCGAATCGTTCCGGCTCTCGGCGGACTGTACATCGCGCTCGCCGTCGGCTGGGCGTTCACGCAGCTCTCCGATGGCAGGCTCGTCTCGACCATCCTCCTCATTTTCTTCTTCATCGGCGCTCCCGGCGCCGTACTTCTGTACGGCGGCTATCGGCTACCCCGGTCCGGCGTTCGTCCCGAGTTCTACTCGACGGTTGTCGGCTGGTGCTTCGCCGGCCTCGGGTTGATGCTCGGTAGCCTCGCGCTCTACCAGTTCGAGCCGGGTGAGAGTATCACTGAACCGTACCGGGCCTCCCTCGTGTTCACCGCGTTCGGCAGCGTTGCGGGGTTCGGCATCGGGCTGTACGGCGGACTAGCCAAAACGCGCGCGCTCGAGGTCGAACTGCGGAACCAGAAACTGCGGCGGACGGAGGCGGAACTCGAGAACGTCGTGAGGCGACTCGAGACGGCCAACGACGAGCTCGCGGCGTCGAACGAACGACTGGAGCAGTTCGCGTACGCGGCTTCCCACGACCTCCAGGAGCCCCTGCGGATGATCAGGAGTTACCTCACGCTCATCGGGGACCGGTACGGCGACGCGCTCGACGAGGACGGGGAGGAGTTTCTCGCGTTCGCCGTCGACGGCGCCGAGCGGATGCGCGAGATGATCGACGGCTTGCTCGAGTACTCGCGCGTCGACACGCGGGGCGATCCGTTCGAACCGGTCGAGCTGGACGTCGTGCTCGAGAACGTGCAGTCGGACCTTCAGATGCAGATCGCGGAGGCGGACGCCGCGATCACCGTCGAGACCCTTCCCCGCGTCGAGGGCGACGCCAGCCAACTGCGCCAGCTGTTCCAGAACCTGCTCAGTAACGCGATCAAGTACAGCGGCGACGAACCTCCTCGCGTTCACGTTGCGGCCGAGAGACGGAGCGACGAGTGGCGGATTTCGATCCGCGACGAGGGCGTCGGCATCGACCCGGCGGACGCCGATCGGATTTTCGAGGTGTTTCAGCGGCTCCACAGTCACGAGGAGGAGCCGGGAACCGGGATCGGGTTAGCGCTCTGTCGTCGCATCGTCGAGCGTCACGGCGGCGAGATCCGGGTCGACTCCGAGCCCGACGAGGGCACGACGTTCTCGTTCACGCTTCCGGCGATCGCCGATCGCGGAGCGTGA
- a CDS encoding RNA ligase partner protein, translating to MSIEAFKQRFVLDTSVFITEEIRHDDESLEEAVLRLLELIANARLNLGISCYVPPTIHDELTTMLEHRGVDDEVFSKLNTWVIRKHPDRYAVSIPANVVYSFVDEMSDRVDRGLRVSEKAVRRAEQRGDEPLDDHDYKTEIDAVISELRDKYRGAMRTGVLDSREDFDLLILARELDAGVVTEDRGIVDWTEDFGLRYIRGREFPDLLEQYLTAVDPESKRTID from the coding sequence ATGTCCATCGAGGCGTTCAAACAGCGATTCGTCCTCGACACGTCGGTGTTCATCACCGAGGAGATCCGCCACGACGACGAGTCGCTCGAGGAGGCCGTGCTCAGGCTGCTCGAGTTGATCGCGAACGCGCGTCTCAACCTCGGTATCTCGTGTTACGTCCCGCCGACGATCCACGACGAACTCACCACGATGCTCGAGCACCGCGGCGTCGACGACGAGGTGTTCTCGAAACTCAACACCTGGGTCATCCGAAAACACCCCGATCGGTACGCGGTGTCGATCCCCGCGAACGTCGTCTACAGCTTCGTCGACGAGATGAGCGACCGGGTCGACCGCGGCCTCCGCGTCTCCGAGAAGGCGGTCCGCCGGGCCGAACAGCGCGGCGACGAACCCCTCGACGACCACGACTACAAGACCGAAATCGACGCGGTGATTTCGGAACTCCGCGACAAGTACCGCGGCGCGATGCGAACCGGCGTCCTCGACTCCCGGGAGGACTTCGACCTCCTGATTCTCGCCCGCGAACTCGACGCCGGGGTCGTCACCGAGGACCGCGGGATCGTCGACTGGACCGAGGACTTCGGCCTGCGGTACATCCGCGGCCGGGAGTTTCCTGATCTGCTCGAGCAGTACCTCACCGCCGTCGATCCCGAGTCGAAGCGAACGATCGACTGA
- a CDS encoding DUF5789 family protein codes for MSDEDEDSEPAVSLGERTPVEGAPLARVSSRLTWPKEKSEIDRLEGESVIRTPDGPRELSAVLEEVEETYFQRHQEFETEVREVISTGPVPTADE; via the coding sequence ATGAGCGACGAGGACGAGGATTCGGAACCTGCGGTCTCGCTCGGTGAACGAACGCCCGTCGAGGGGGCGCCGCTCGCCCGCGTGAGTTCGCGACTCACCTGGCCGAAAGAGAAGAGCGAGATCGATCGCCTCGAGGGAGAGAGCGTTATCCGCACCCCGGACGGCCCGCGAGAGCTTTCCGCCGTCCTCGAGGAGGTCGAGGAAACGTACTTCCAGCGCCACCAGGAGTTCGAGACCGAGGTCCGCGAGGTCATCAGCACCGGACCGGTCCCGACCGCGGACGAGTAA
- a CDS encoding HVO_2753 family zinc finger protein: MSTTDEQDRRSCVSCGINIAGTNAAAFKCPDCGTRVFRCAKCRKQSNLYECPDCGFTGP; this comes from the coding sequence ATGAGTACGACGGACGAGCAGGACAGACGCTCCTGCGTTTCCTGTGGGATCAACATCGCTGGCACGAACGCCGCCGCGTTCAAGTGTCCCGACTGCGGAACGCGCGTCTTCCGCTGTGCCAAGTGCCGCAAGCAGAGCAACCTCTACGAGTGCCCCGACTGCGGATTTACCGGACCCTGA
- a CDS encoding elongation factor 1-beta has product MGKVAAKIKVMPDSPEIDLDALQERLESSLPEGAKINGVEREDVAFGLIALYPTVIVPDGSGGTEAVEENFSDVDGVESVGVENVGRI; this is encoded by the coding sequence ATGGGAAAAGTAGCTGCCAAAATCAAGGTCATGCCGGACAGCCCCGAGATCGACCTGGACGCGCTCCAGGAGCGCCTCGAGAGCAGTCTCCCCGAAGGCGCGAAGATTAACGGCGTCGAACGCGAGGACGTCGCGTTCGGACTCATCGCCCTCTACCCCACCGTGATCGTCCCCGACGGATCGGGCGGCACGGAAGCCGTCGAGGAGAACTTCTCGGACGTCGACGGCGTCGAGAGCGTCGGCGTCGAGAACGTCGGCCGTATCTAA
- a CDS encoding HalOD1 output domain-containing protein: MSNSESEALPIRSRYDWSTISPSLAVIDALATAEETDPEELAMVSDTTLYTHVDPEALDTVVADGDRVTVSFTIGDYRVRIDGDVVTIGDS; encoded by the coding sequence GTGAGCAATTCTGAGAGCGAAGCACTTCCGATCCGATCACGGTACGATTGGTCGACGATCAGCCCGAGTCTGGCGGTCATCGATGCGCTCGCTACGGCCGAGGAAACGGATCCTGAAGAGTTGGCGATGGTCTCCGACACCACTCTGTACACGCACGTGGATCCTGAAGCGCTCGATACGGTCGTTGCCGACGGGGATCGCGTCACCGTCTCGTTTACGATCGGCGACTATCGGGTTCGAATCGACGGCGACGTGGTGACTATCGGCGATTCGTGA
- a CDS encoding zinc ribbon domain-containing protein has translation MTVRAGLQAIGLLTAIYLLFLTFAALGPLGWLFFGALLVIGLVQGYRGRTREGVAEDGETGYCPECGAPIAPDSEHGSDARSVNCDACGAPNDPKRTTCEYCDATL, from the coding sequence GTGACCGTTCGAGCCGGCTTACAGGCGATCGGGCTCCTCACCGCGATCTACCTGCTGTTCTTGACGTTCGCCGCACTGGGTCCTCTCGGCTGGCTGTTCTTCGGAGCGCTGCTCGTGATCGGTCTCGTACAGGGGTACCGCGGCCGTACTCGAGAGGGAGTCGCCGAAGACGGCGAGACCGGCTACTGTCCCGAGTGCGGGGCGCCGATCGCACCGGATTCGGAGCACGGTTCTGACGCCAGATCGGTGAACTGTGACGCGTGTGGCGCGCCGAACGATCCGAAACGAACGACCTGTGAGTACTGCGACGCGACGCTGTAA
- a CDS encoding CPBP family glutamic-type intramembrane protease — MSAEGERSDAGWLSDQFDRLSWFQKSLLTGGVLTLLWMQLVPGDLGRRAVIDAILLIGGPLALGLSHGNRIGWNINRIAVRNAALLSLFVLPFYVVGSTLPTIRAFYPMWETSAAPGEFIPHALKLFTLALAAETYYRGLLCVGVKEIGFKAVLISPVVYMIHHASKPPLEFLLSGPTDVLFGAVDYKSDSILPSVIAHGAGLVLLDWLVLHDPLFDPVPYLRYLEWLPVPV, encoded by the coding sequence GTGTCGGCGGAGGGGGAACGGAGCGACGCGGGCTGGCTCTCCGACCAGTTCGATCGACTCAGCTGGTTTCAGAAGTCGCTACTGACCGGCGGCGTCCTGACGCTGCTGTGGATGCAACTCGTCCCGGGCGACCTCGGGCGTCGGGCCGTCATCGACGCGATCCTGTTGATCGGCGGCCCGCTGGCGCTCGGCCTCTCCCACGGGAACCGCATCGGCTGGAATATCAATCGGATCGCCGTCCGGAACGCGGCGTTGCTCTCGCTGTTCGTCCTCCCCTTCTACGTGGTCGGATCGACGCTCCCGACCATTCGCGCGTTCTACCCGATGTGGGAGACCTCGGCCGCTCCCGGCGAGTTCATCCCCCACGCCCTCAAGCTCTTTACGCTGGCGCTGGCCGCCGAAACCTACTATCGCGGCCTGCTCTGCGTGGGGGTCAAGGAGATCGGATTCAAGGCGGTGTTGATCAGCCCCGTCGTCTACATGATCCACCACGCCTCGAAGCCGCCGCTCGAGTTCCTGCTGTCGGGGCCGACCGACGTTCTCTTCGGCGCCGTCGACTACAAGTCCGACTCTATCCTCCCGTCGGTGATCGCCCACGGCGCCGGACTCGTCCTGCTGGACTGGCTCGTGTTGCACGACCCGCTGTTCGATCCCGTCCCGTACCTGCGGTACCTCGAGTGGCTCCCGGTCCCGGTTTGA
- a CDS encoding RNA ligase yields MNDTEYHRRLGIGEAAFDALEDHLEHRSYEGREYRHLPDYRHGVERGTALIDGAVVRGFPKIPRTLVLETGIPNQFDGRVAVEEKLNGYNVRIARVGGDQLAFTRSGMVCPFSTRMIDRLVDLESLFDEFREAMVCGEMIGPENPYTVHDYPDVDSLAFRAFDWRNRRSGEPLDLRERRERYERFDVPQTPLFGIYGVDEAASEVRSVIDRLDAEAREGVVMKSPTGATQLKYTTSASSRDDLAYAFSLPFDYGQEFMFRRLLREGFQTVEWDESDDVTRERAHELGEAILLSMRDAIETVDDGGSVGERHTVRASSETVDVLLEHLRGQGLQLEIEDERDEDGDRVVTFRKRVQSSNDRIRNYLEGQIVTE; encoded by the coding sequence ATGAACGATACCGAGTACCACAGGCGGCTCGGGATCGGGGAGGCGGCGTTCGACGCGCTCGAAGACCACCTCGAGCACCGCAGCTACGAGGGGCGGGAGTACCGCCATCTGCCGGACTACCGCCACGGCGTCGAGCGCGGAACCGCACTGATCGACGGGGCGGTCGTCCGCGGATTCCCGAAGATTCCGCGAACGCTCGTGCTCGAGACCGGGATCCCGAACCAGTTCGACGGCCGGGTCGCCGTCGAGGAGAAGCTCAACGGCTACAACGTTCGGATTGCCCGCGTCGGCGGCGACCAGTTGGCGTTCACGCGAAGCGGCATGGTCTGTCCGTTCTCGACCCGAATGATCGACCGGCTGGTCGACCTCGAGTCGCTGTTCGACGAGTTCCGGGAGGCGATGGTCTGTGGCGAGATGATCGGACCGGAGAACCCCTACACGGTCCACGACTATCCGGACGTGGACTCGTTGGCCTTCCGAGCGTTCGACTGGCGGAACCGCCGGTCGGGCGAACCGCTCGACCTCCGGGAACGCCGCGAGCGCTACGAGCGCTTCGACGTCCCGCAGACGCCGCTCTTCGGAATCTACGGCGTCGACGAGGCGGCGAGCGAGGTCCGGTCGGTGATCGATCGCCTCGACGCCGAGGCTCGCGAGGGCGTCGTGATGAAGTCTCCGACCGGGGCGACGCAGCTCAAGTACACGACGTCGGCCTCGAGCCGGGACGACCTCGCGTACGCGTTCTCACTGCCGTTCGATTACGGCCAGGAATTCATGTTCCGGCGGCTTCTCAGGGAAGGGTTCCAGACCGTCGAGTGGGACGAATCCGACGATGTCACCCGCGAGCGGGCCCACGAGCTGGGTGAAGCGATCCTGCTGTCGATGCGGGACGCAATCGAGACCGTTGACGACGGCGGCTCGGTCGGTGAGCGCCACACCGTGCGTGCCAGTTCGGAGACGGTCGACGTGCTGCTCGAGCATCTCCGCGGCCAGGGATTACAACTCGAGATCGAAGACGAGCGCGACGAGGACGGCGATCGGGTGGTTACCTTCCGCAAGCGCGTCCAGTCGAGCAACGACAGGATTCGAAACTACCTCGAGGGGCAGATCGTCACGGAGTGA
- the nreA gene encoding DNA repair protein NreA, giving the protein MRLDDYIESLEPDEEAERRRLAKEKSYAITDHLEEFERNFEQALSGDTLVGSTAPSIFVGRSNYPDIPIGVLSPVGDEDDAESYVTDGEWYRQGYAIDDVLQRRTGLLNSNKRANVDSPSIASRLAPNVHDSWDGFVGVQREVAIADRPVDLEIGLSDKPNLGLDPGTDVATPRGPRANARNAELRENPYVPKPVKKTLEDDDWQAQGAMTYLYRRGFDVYEINSILSAGALGESDQRRLVPTRWSITAVDDTVGQFLRGRIRNAPSIDEVQVWENEYMGNRYWVVLAPGSWEFELVEMKAPGSIWNPNPDDDIWLQSASEGYEGRSSYVEETAGAYYAARLGALEYLESIDRQAKCLVLREVSDDYWAPVGVWQVRESVRNAFDGEFGEAETFHGAVSAITTQLPISYRRLRRKSELAAGVQSNLSAFSASPDAE; this is encoded by the coding sequence ATGCGCCTCGACGACTACATCGAGAGCCTCGAACCCGACGAGGAGGCCGAGCGGCGGCGCCTCGCAAAGGAGAAATCCTACGCGATCACGGACCACCTCGAGGAGTTCGAACGAAATTTCGAGCAGGCGCTGTCGGGTGATACGCTCGTGGGCTCGACGGCGCCCTCGATATTCGTCGGGCGATCGAACTACCCCGACATTCCGATCGGGGTGCTCTCGCCGGTCGGCGACGAGGACGACGCCGAATCCTACGTCACCGACGGCGAGTGGTACCGGCAGGGGTACGCGATCGACGACGTGCTCCAGCGCCGGACCGGGCTGTTGAATTCGAACAAGCGCGCGAACGTCGACTCGCCGAGCATCGCGAGCCGGCTGGCGCCGAACGTCCACGACAGCTGGGACGGCTTCGTCGGCGTCCAGCGCGAGGTCGCCATCGCGGATCGACCCGTCGACCTCGAGATCGGTCTCAGCGACAAACCGAACCTCGGACTGGACCCGGGAACGGACGTCGCCACGCCGCGGGGTCCGCGAGCGAACGCCCGGAACGCCGAACTCCGGGAGAACCCCTACGTTCCCAAACCGGTGAAGAAGACCCTCGAGGACGACGACTGGCAGGCCCAGGGCGCGATGACCTACCTCTACCGACGCGGGTTCGACGTCTACGAGATCAACTCGATCCTCTCTGCGGGCGCGCTCGGCGAGAGCGACCAGCGACGGCTCGTCCCGACGCGCTGGTCGATCACGGCGGTCGACGACACGGTCGGCCAGTTCCTGCGCGGACGCATCCGGAACGCACCGAGCATCGACGAGGTGCAGGTCTGGGAGAACGAGTACATGGGCAACCGGTACTGGGTCGTGCTCGCGCCCGGCAGCTGGGAGTTCGAACTCGTCGAGATGAAGGCGCCCGGCAGCATCTGGAACCCCAATCCTGACGACGATATCTGGCTTCAGAGCGCCTCGGAGGGATACGAGGGGCGCTCTAGCTACGTCGAGGAAACCGCCGGCGCGTACTACGCCGCCCGACTCGGGGCCCTGGAGTACCTCGAGTCGATCGACCGTCAGGCGAAGTGTCTCGTCCTCCGGGAGGTCAGCGACGACTACTGGGCGCCGGTCGGCGTCTGGCAGGTCCGCGAGAGCGTGCGCAACGCGTTCGACGGAGAGTTCGGCGAAGCCGAGACGTTCCACGGCGCGGTGTCGGCGATCACGACGCAGCTTCCGATCTCCTACCGCCGTCTGCGGCGCAAGTCGGAACTCGCGGCCGGCGTGCAGTCGAATCTCAGCGCGTTCTCGGCGTCTCCCGACGCGGAGTAA
- a CDS encoding DUF302 domain-containing protein yields the protein MSLPIDPAEIDPNDVGEKQAVLEMEHEEAIEHVREVCEDVGFGIPVEFSPSELLNEKVNADRDPYYVLGACNPAIANEALDETMRIGGLFPCNVIVWEEESGQQRVYHLSIMKIARLLDLAPDSETWAEIVDTTGDLTEEAFEKFDSVDTETTD from the coding sequence ATGAGTCTCCCGATCGACCCAGCCGAGATCGACCCGAACGACGTCGGCGAGAAACAGGCCGTCCTCGAGATGGAACACGAGGAAGCGATCGAACACGTCCGCGAGGTCTGCGAGGACGTCGGCTTCGGCATTCCCGTCGAGTTCTCACCCTCGGAGCTGTTGAACGAGAAGGTCAACGCCGATCGGGACCCGTACTACGTGCTCGGCGCCTGCAATCCCGCGATCGCGAACGAGGCGCTCGACGAGACGATGCGGATCGGCGGACTCTTCCCCTGTAATGTGATCGTCTGGGAGGAGGAATCGGGTCAACAGCGGGTCTACCACCTTTCGATCATGAAGATCGCCCGCCTGCTCGATCTCGCCCCTGATAGCGAGACGTGGGCCGAGATCGTCGACACGACCGGCGATCTCACCGAGGAAGCGTTCGAGAAGTTCGACTCGGTCGACACCGAGACGACCGACTGA
- a CDS encoding cation:proton antiporter domain-containing protein has protein sequence MEILPVVVGILALGVGAQVIAKHLQVPSVLFLIVIGVVVGPEGLGFVTIDTFGEGLSTVVGVSVAIIIFDGAFHLRREKLEQTPQTVLKMATIGAALAFVGTAVAVRFFLGTTWDVAFLIGALLIATGPTVITPLLEVLTIRTHVEAALEAEGIINDVTAAVLAIVIFEVLVVGDAPELIPPAFLQRLASGIGIGIVVAAVVWTLLVHARPPAGNAPQMARLVTLVGALVAFGLAESVFSETGVAAAATAGFVLGNVDLPHRGEILEFNRDLTLIVLSFVFISLAALIDFDSLIGLGTGGIAVVVAVTLFVRPILVALSATDRQFSRDERLFLSFVGPRGIIPASVATLFAIELEAAGQFEAAQTLAGTVFLVIFITVVLQAGFARQIADYFEVIPMRTIIIGGGRIGRALATRLEKRGENVVLVDEEPAIVDDLRQDGFVAHEGDGTDDETLRAAGIEDARITVATTADDDTNLLVCQLARTKYEVETVLARVNTPDNVDAFETLGVRAIDVSSATAWSIDNQIERPALAKWMTELGEGHDAQEITITAADLDGSTIADLDAEIPDGCIVAVIARDGETSVPGADTVLEEGDKVTFLGREEAVRAAVRRFHPHD, from the coding sequence GTGGAGATTCTCCCAGTTGTGGTCGGAATCCTGGCGCTCGGCGTCGGCGCACAGGTGATCGCAAAGCATCTTCAGGTACCGAGCGTGCTCTTTCTTATCGTCATCGGCGTCGTCGTCGGTCCCGAGGGGCTCGGGTTCGTCACCATCGACACCTTCGGCGAGGGGCTCTCCACGGTCGTCGGCGTCAGCGTCGCCATCATCATCTTCGACGGCGCCTTTCACCTCCGCCGGGAGAAACTCGAACAGACGCCACAGACGGTCCTCAAGATGGCGACGATCGGCGCGGCGCTGGCGTTCGTCGGGACGGCAGTCGCGGTTCGGTTCTTTCTCGGCACCACGTGGGACGTCGCCTTCCTGATCGGCGCGCTGTTGATCGCGACCGGGCCGACGGTAATCACGCCACTGCTCGAGGTGCTCACGATCCGAACGCACGTCGAGGCCGCTCTCGAAGCGGAGGGGATCATCAACGACGTGACCGCCGCCGTTCTCGCGATCGTCATCTTCGAGGTCCTCGTCGTCGGAGACGCGCCGGAACTGATCCCGCCAGCGTTTCTCCAGCGGCTGGCCTCGGGCATCGGTATCGGCATCGTCGTCGCCGCCGTCGTCTGGACCCTGCTCGTCCACGCCAGGCCGCCGGCTGGCAACGCGCCGCAGATGGCGCGGCTGGTGACGCTCGTCGGCGCGCTCGTCGCGTTCGGTCTCGCCGAGTCGGTGTTCTCCGAGACCGGCGTTGCCGCGGCCGCGACCGCCGGGTTCGTCCTCGGGAACGTCGACCTTCCCCACCGCGGAGAAATCCTCGAGTTCAACCGGGATCTCACGCTGATCGTGCTCTCGTTCGTCTTCATCTCGCTCGCGGCGCTGATCGACTTCGACTCGCTGATCGGGCTCGGAACCGGCGGCATCGCCGTCGTCGTCGCAGTTACGCTCTTCGTGCGACCGATTCTCGTCGCTCTCTCGGCGACGGACCGTCAGTTCAGCCGCGACGAACGCCTGTTCCTCTCCTTCGTCGGTCCTCGCGGCATCATCCCGGCGTCGGTGGCGACGCTGTTCGCCATCGAACTCGAGGCTGCCGGGCAGTTCGAAGCCGCACAGACGCTCGCGGGAACCGTCTTTCTCGTGATCTTCATCACCGTCGTGCTGCAGGCGGGTTTCGCCCGCCAGATCGCGGACTACTTCGAGGTCATTCCAATGCGCACCATCATCATCGGGGGCGGTCGGATCGGCCGGGCGCTCGCCACACGGCTGGAGAAACGCGGCGAAAACGTCGTCCTGGTCGACGAGGAGCCTGCGATCGTCGACGACCTTCGCCAGGACGGGTTCGTCGCCCACGAGGGCGACGGGACCGACGACGAAACGCTGCGGGCTGCGGGCATCGAGGACGCCAGGATCACGGTCGCGACGACGGCGGACGACGACACGAATCTGCTGGTCTGTCAGCTCGCACGGACGAAGTACGAGGTCGAGACGGTCCTCGCTCGCGTCAACACGCCCGACAACGTCGACGCCTTCGAGACGCTGGGCGTCCGTGCGATCGACGTTTCGAGCGCGACCGCGTGGTCGATCGACAATCAGATCGAGCGGCCCGCACTCGCCAAGTGGATGACCGAACTCGGAGAGGGCCACGACGCCCAGGAGATCACGATTACCGCTGCAGATCTCGACGGCTCGACCATCGCCGATCTCGACGCCGAGATCCCCGACGGCTGTATCGTCGCCGTCATCGCTCGCGACGGAGAGACCTCCGTTCCCGGCGCCGACACCGTGCTCGAGGAGGGGGACAAGGTGACGTTTCTCGGTCGCGAAGAAGCGGTCAGGGCGGCCGTCCGTCGGTTTCACCCTCACGACTGA
- a CDS encoding AI-2E family transporter, protein MDARTAFFALLLVVLAAISTLILAPLLQYVLAAGLLAFVLFPAQKRLESRIGARPSALVLTGVAILAAVVPVLYLSVVVLQTVFSFLNGFDEIVVIESARELALELGADPEVVATTEAQLVSELEGLFGNAVDVALAELVGLLNASIRMSLGLLVLVFLLYYLLADGRMFVTWLADVAPLEDGIRDELFDEVEVVTWAVIKSHVLVAVVEGVLGGLGFYLLGVPNVAFWTVVMIVVSFLPAIGVWFVWGPAVGYLATTADPLSAVALLLYGLAVLSVVDNYLRAIFVDRNSGLHPAVVLVGVIGGIYLLGIMGLFLGPVLLAVFKAGLNVLNETALAAGDVRLEPAERPAPKSDAGTADD, encoded by the coding sequence ATGGATGCCCGAACCGCGTTCTTCGCCCTCCTGCTCGTCGTTCTGGCGGCGATTTCGACCCTCATCCTCGCCCCGCTGTTGCAGTACGTGCTCGCCGCCGGACTCCTCGCGTTCGTGCTCTTCCCGGCACAGAAGCGACTCGAGTCGCGGATCGGGGCGCGGCCGTCGGCGCTCGTCCTCACCGGAGTTGCGATTCTCGCCGCGGTCGTGCCGGTCCTCTACCTCTCGGTCGTGGTCCTCCAGACGGTGTTTTCGTTCCTGAACGGGTTCGACGAGATAGTCGTCATCGAGTCCGCGAGGGAACTCGCCCTCGAGTTGGGCGCCGATCCCGAAGTGGTGGCGACTACCGAGGCACAGCTCGTCTCCGAACTCGAGGGGCTCTTCGGAAACGCCGTCGACGTCGCGCTCGCGGAACTGGTCGGGCTGCTGAACGCCAGTATCCGGATGAGCCTGGGGCTGCTGGTGCTCGTGTTTTTGCTCTACTACCTGCTGGCCGACGGGCGGATGTTCGTCACCTGGCTGGCCGACGTCGCGCCCCTCGAAGACGGGATTCGCGACGAGCTGTTCGACGAGGTCGAGGTCGTGACCTGGGCGGTCATCAAGAGCCACGTGCTCGTCGCCGTCGTCGAGGGGGTGCTCGGCGGCCTCGGATTCTACCTTCTCGGCGTCCCGAACGTCGCGTTCTGGACGGTCGTGATGATCGTCGTCTCGTTCCTGCCGGCGATCGGCGTCTGGTTCGTCTGGGGCCCGGCGGTCGGCTATCTCGCGACGACGGCCGATCCGCTCTCCGCGGTCGCGTTGCTCCTGTACGGACTCGCCGTGCTCTCGGTCGTCGACAACTACCTGCGGGCGATCTTCGTCGACCGAAACTCCGGGCTCCACCCCGCGGTCGTCCTGGTCGGCGTCATCGGCGGCATCTACCTGCTCGGCATCATGGGGCTGTTCCTCGGCCCCGTGCTGCTGGCGGTGTTCAAAGCCGGGCTCAACGTCCTCAACGAGACCGCGCTGGCCGCCGGCGACGTTCGCCTCGAGCCCGCAGAGCGGCCCGCACCGAAGTCGGACGCGGGAACGGCGGACGACTGA
- a CDS encoding MBL fold metallo-hydrolase, producing MQNDAHVHALPLSLEYGGQSLTITPAVVETDRGLVLVDVGPEGAVGGLETHLESLGFSLEDVRLIVLTHHDGDHAGGLSELLTAVDATVATHRDEAPYVAGERDPIKGDDDRYPPVPIDLELVDGVRIPTLAGPMEVVETPGHSPGHISLQFSENRLLLAGDALVADGNESLSGPKPEFTPDMDRATESVGRLAELDVEQTLCYHGGYVEEGADRIAEIHADLRE from the coding sequence ATGCAGAACGATGCACACGTCCACGCGCTCCCGCTCTCGCTCGAGTACGGCGGGCAGTCGCTCACAATCACTCCTGCAGTCGTCGAAACGGATCGCGGACTCGTGCTCGTCGACGTCGGTCCGGAGGGTGCCGTCGGCGGACTCGAGACTCACCTTGAAAGTCTCGGGTTCTCGCTCGAAGACGTCCGGCTGATCGTACTCACCCACCACGACGGCGATCACGCCGGTGGGCTCTCGGAACTCCTCACAGCCGTCGACGCGACCGTCGCGACGCATCGCGACGAAGCGCCGTACGTCGCCGGCGAGCGCGATCCGATCAAAGGTGATGACGATCGATATCCGCCGGTCCCGATCGATCTGGAACTCGTCGATGGAGTCCGTATTCCCACGCTCGCGGGCCCGATGGAGGTCGTCGAGACGCCTGGTCACTCGCCGGGCCATATTTCGCTGCAGTTCTCGGAGAACCGACTGCTACTCGCCGGCGACGCGCTCGTCGCGGACGGAAACGAATCGCTCTCCGGACCGAAACCGGAGTTCACGCCGGATATGGACCGCGCCACCGAATCAGTCGGCCGACTCGCCGAGCTGGACGTCGAGCAGACGCTGTGTTACCACGGCGGCTACGTCGAGGAGGGGGCCGACCGGATCGCGGAGATCCATGCGGACCTGCGCGAGTGA